The following are encoded together in the Argopecten irradians isolate NY chromosome 5, Ai_NY, whole genome shotgun sequence genome:
- the LOC138324448 gene encoding RYamide receptor-like — protein MEASVNITLKHLLELGQNGSFNTSAGDTYYGIPKEFQFLLLGIYSVTCLSILLGNGFVCYTNVRLPGVRSVTNMFIISVSITDIVMTVFCVPFTILSNLIFHYWPFWAFLCPLIGFLQMTSVLMRSFTLIAMTCDMYYTTARPLKPHLLTKLQVKILLVLLLPVSCVFSLPPLLFSHIEYMPYEPGSNGLCLEIWPDDSLRSIYGICIMMLQYFIPLIVMTFCYIHIGIIVWAKQIPGEASPRRDERRAVSKKKTIKMIIIVIISFLLAWLPIHVITIIGDLDKTIFNSNIVHMMWLTAHWVAFSNSGVNPLIYFWMNSKFRKGVYEGLQTICCCKKNNNSVTLNWCKSIRNQFHNQQNQTILLTKVSRRKPH, from the exons ATGGAAGCAAGTgttaatattacattaaaacacTTACTCGAACTAGGTCAGAATGGAAGTTTCAATACCTCTGCAGGTGATACCTATTACGGTATCCCCAAAGAATTCCAGTTTTTGCTTCTTGGTATATACAGCGTCACATGTCTCTCCATATTACTGGGGAATGGCTTCGTTTGCTACACAAACGTCAGACTTCCCGGGGTTCGTTCTGTGACCAACATGTTCATCATCAGTGTTTCAATAACTGATATAGTTATGACAGTTTTTTGTGTGCCTTTTACCATCCTCAGTAACCTTATATTCCACTACTGGCCGTTCTGGGCCTTTCTCTGCCCACTTATAGGGTTTCTACAGATGACAAGTGTTCTGATGAGGTCATTTACGCTCATAGCAATGACATGCGATATGTACTATACCACGGCAAGACCTCTGAAGCCACATCTCCTTACAAAGCTTCAAGTTAAGATCCTTCTTGTGTTGCTACTTCCAGTATCTTGCGTATTTTCACTCCCGCCATTATTGTTTTCTCACATTGAATATATGCCTTACGAGCCGGGATCCAACGGACTATGTTTGGAGATATGGCCAGACGACTCTCTTCGTAGTATCTACGGAATTTGCATAATGATGCTGCAGTACTTTATACCATTAATCGTCATGACGTTCTGTTACATCCATATTGGTATCATCGTATGGGCAAAACAGATACCCGGTGAAGCCAGTCCGAGGAGAGATGAACGGCGAGCGGTATCGAAGAAAAAG acaaTTAAAATGATCATAATCGTGATCATATCTTTCCTGTTGGCATGGCTACCGATTCACGTTATTACTATCATAGGAGACTTGGACAAGACCATTTTTAATTCTAACATCGTGCACATGATGTGGCTTACTGCTCACTGGGTTGCGTTCAGCAATTCAGGTGTGAATCCTCTAATATATTTCTGGATGAACTCGAAGTTTCGAAAAGGCGTGTATGAAGGACTTCAGACAATCTGTTGCTGTAAGAAAAACAACAACTCTGTCACGCTTAATTGGTGTAAAAGTATTCGCAATCAATTCCACAAccaacaaaatcaaacaattttACTGACTAAAGTATCAAGAAGAAAGCCCCACTAA